CCGAACTGACGATCAGCGCACTGGCCACGATGATCACGATATCGTCGGAAAAACCGGAGAAAGCCTTGTTAAAGGGCACGACACCAAGCGCCACGGCCACCAGCAATGCGCTGCAGGCGATGACGTCGTAACGGAACCTGTCCCAGATGAACGCAACCATCATGCCGGCGATGACGGTGAAAGCGAGGATCTGGTCGGTCGTCATGCTTGCTTATGCTTTCGAAGGTGAGGCACCGATAAAGGGCTCTATCGGTGATGATATCGAAGAACGCAAGGTGGGGTGAAGCGGTTCCGCAGAGGAGGGTCGTCATTCCTATCCCTCCGTCATACCGGCCTTGAGCCGGTATCCAGCCGACGCGCGTCTGCGCGGCGGGAGGAGTCTTGCCAGCCCAAGGACTTGGGCTGGCTGGATGCCGGATCAGGTCCGGCATGACGGAGAAAATTAAGTCAGTGAACCTCGCCCGCGCCCGCCTTCTTACGGCGGCGCGCATTGCGGGCCAGCATGTTGAGCAGTTCCACTAGTGCCGAAAAGGCCATGGCGGCATAGACGTAGCCCTTGGGTACATGGAAGCCCATGCCTTCGGCGATCAGCGTCGTACCGATCATCATCAGGAAGGCGAGCGCCAGCATGACGATAGTCGGGTTGCGCTCGATGAAGTTGGCAAGCGGGGTTGCTGCAAGCAGCATCACGGCAACGGCGACGATGACCGCGACGATCATGATCGGCAGATGCGGGGTCATGCCGACGGCGGTGATGATGCTGTCCACCGAGAAAACGAGGTCGAGCAGCAGGATCTGGCCGATGGCGGCGCCGAAATTCATCGCGGCCGGGCCGCCCACCATGTCTTCCTTGTGGTCTTCAGGATCGACATTGTGGTGGATTTCCTTGGTGGCCTTCCACATCAGGAAGAGACCGCCGGCGATGAGGATCATGTCCTTCCACGAGAAGGCATGGCCGAAGACTTCGAAGACCGGCGTGGTGAGCTGCACGATCCACGCCACGGTGCCGAGCAGGCCAAGGCGCATAATGAGCGCAAGTCCGATGCCGATCTTGCGGGCTTTTTCTCGCTGTTCCGGCGGCAGCTTGTTGGTGAGGATGGAGATGAAGATCAGGTTGTCGATGCCGAGCACGACCTCCATGACGATCAGAGTGACAAGCGCCACCCAGGCGGCGGGGTCGGACAGAAGCGGGAGAACGGACTCCATCAGGGAATTTTTCCTTTCAGCAACAAGGCCACCCGAATATTCGGTGGGTGGAATTTATAGCGCAATACGCGAGAAACAAGGAGATGGCTCCTGTGTTTGGCAAGATTTCATCGAAATTTCGCGCAAACCGCGCATCGGGCGCCATTCCGTTACCGGTCGGGCTCCACGTTGCTGAATGATTTCAGGCCTTGTCGGTTCCGTAAGCGGCCATGAATACAGTGATGGCGCTGCCGATCACCCGTTCCAGTTCCTCGTCGGGAACCGGGCCGTCGATCTCGCCGAAC
The DNA window shown above is from Agrobacterium tumefaciens and carries:
- a CDS encoding TerC family protein, which encodes MESVLPLLSDPAAWVALVTLIVMEVVLGIDNLIFISILTNKLPPEQREKARKIGIGLALIMRLGLLGTVAWIVQLTTPVFEVFGHAFSWKDMILIAGGLFLMWKATKEIHHNVDPEDHKEDMVGGPAAMNFGAAIGQILLLDLVFSVDSIITAVGMTPHLPIMIVAVIVAVAVMLLAATPLANFIERNPTIVMLALAFLMMIGTTLIAEGMGFHVPKGYVYAAMAFSALVELLNMLARNARRRKKAGAGEVH